The DNA segment TCGGGAATTTCTACAGCGGAACACACGGTGACCCGCAAGAACCCTACAGTGAGAACTACCATTATTACACGCTGTGGGAGCTGTTCGGTCGTGTCGCCACCGTGTTTCAGGAACGAAAGCGTTACGAGCAACTCAGAGCCGTTCATCAAGAACTCATCGAGACCATCCAGACGGAGCTTCCACCCGAAGAAGATCGACCGACCGCGGTTCGGGTTACACTTGGCGACGGCCAATTCTGGACGTATCACCTGAACCGACCGGGGTTCTGGCTCGCGGACACGCGTCCGCTCGCAGCCAACGACGCCTTCGGGGACGAAACGTGGGACGGTCTCTGGGGTTCGGTCGGCTATGAAACGATGCTGGACGCGGACCCTGACGTAATCCTCCATCTCTGGGGGATGACACCGCGCTACGACATGGACGATGTCCGCGAGAGGCTCGCGTCACACAGCGTTGGAAAAGAACTCGCAGCGGTCAAAGACGACCGCGTATACGCACACGGAATGCGATACCACGGCCCGATCATGAATCTTTTCCAGATCGAAATGACCGCGAAACAGCTCTACCCGGATATCTTTGGCGAGTGGCCACCCTACGAGAACGGGGATCACTATCCAGAGATTCCATCGGATGAGCAGCTTTTCAGCCGCGACCGCGTTGCCCAGATCGTTACGGACGGATAGCTTCGGCTGGTTTCAGCAACGCTGTCGCCCGAATGGAGCAAATCGCCCGATCAGTGTGGGATTCACGACAGGATGATGACGTTGCCGACGCCGCGCCGCTTCCGTTCGATGAGGTTCTTGGCTTCGAGCGTATCGAGGGTCCGGCTGACAGTCGCCTTCGAGAACTCCGTTCGATCGACGATTTCGCTCTGTGGAAGGACCCCATCGGCATCAAGCATGATCTCATACACGATCCGTTCGTTGCTCGCGAGGCGACTCGCAGTCTCTTCCCATTCCTGCCGACGGGCTTCGAGTAGGCCCGCTGTCGGTGCGTGGTCATGGTCAGCGTCCGGCGATCGAGTGTCCGGCGAGTCCATAGTAGACCCCGATGCACCCCGATCGACACGGAACAACGCCACGGCACTCGCACCGGAGGCGAACGCAGCCACTGTGAGTACGGCGATATCGACTGTTCGGATGGACGGCCCCGGAGATCCTGATTGGACAGTGGTCTCGCCGATTGTGACTGTGGCTACTGCCGGCGTGATGAGATGGCCGGCCAGCAAAAGCATCAGGGCGGTC comes from the Haloarcula hispanica ATCC 33960 genome and includes:
- a CDS encoding ABC transporter substrate-binding protein, coding for MDETDGTGSLTRRDYLSGGGLLLGTSIVAGCSSNGGEPPSTATASDKETGTSTPSDDGSYVASLSPVGEVEFDSVPEKVFTMYNQYADMLVALNHGDAVNSMFVPEMAGPSMNHYYERLSGVSFEWEDLPNPYDNFSKEFFYSLGSDVHFLDPAWAITQENWDMGDIEEIVDNVGPFFGNFYSGTHGDPQEPYSENYHYYTLWELFGRVATVFQERKRYEQLRAVHQELIETIQTELPPEEDRPTAVRVTLGDGQFWTYHLNRPGFWLADTRPLAANDAFGDETWDGLWGSVGYETMLDADPDVILHLWGMTPRYDMDDVRERLASHSVGKELAAVKDDRVYAHGMRYHGPIMNLFQIEMTAKQLYPDIFGEWPPYENGDHYPEIPSDEQLFSRDRVAQIVTDG
- a CDS encoding helix-turn-helix transcriptional regulator, with the protein product MIENTLQRSEVVAAGVFVISTALMLLLAGHLITPAVATVTIGETTVQSGSPGPSIRTVDIAVLTVAAFASGASAVALFRVDRGASGSTMDSPDTRSPDADHDHAPTAGLLEARRQEWEETASRLASNERIVYEIMLDADGVLPQSEIVDRTEFSKATVSRTLDTLEAKNLIERKRRGVGNVIILS